From one Caldithrix abyssi DSM 13497 genomic stretch:
- a CDS encoding FecR family protein, with the protein MKLLFNLKYIVLIILIFLFSSLTAANEPIAIVIKAKGKVFLVHQGSKKGKPVRRGTRIYHNQSILTKQKSFAIIKYIDNGGVVRIQANSFCRFEGKKQKNSLFKNLYLEVGSIFNRVFKEKGEFRVTTPTSVASVKGTKFWVKQEFKGATYYFGEDGVVEISNGRGVALLKAGMTGIVNSPNSKPIVRKTRSGEKPELKEDQRADEFRLEFEDARGNTKTIKFKIRKENE; encoded by the coding sequence ATGAAATTGTTGTTTAATCTGAAGTATATTGTTCTAATTATTTTGATATTTCTTTTCAGTTCTTTAACGGCTGCCAACGAGCCTATTGCTATTGTCATTAAAGCTAAAGGAAAGGTATTTTTAGTTCATCAGGGAAGTAAAAAAGGAAAACCTGTTCGTCGAGGAACAAGAATTTATCATAATCAAAGTATTTTAACCAAGCAAAAGAGTTTTGCCATTATTAAGTACATTGATAACGGCGGCGTTGTGCGAATTCAGGCTAACTCTTTCTGCCGTTTTGAAGGGAAAAAACAAAAAAACTCGCTATTTAAAAATCTCTATCTGGAAGTAGGCTCCATATTTAACAGAGTCTTTAAAGAGAAAGGAGAATTTCGGGTTACCACCCCAACTTCCGTGGCCTCGGTTAAAGGTACAAAATTTTGGGTTAAACAAGAATTTAAAGGCGCGACCTACTATTTTGGGGAAGATGGGGTTGTTGAAATTTCTAATGGACGCGGCGTGGCTCTTCTTAAAGCCGGCATGACCGGCATCGTTAATTCGCCCAACAGCAAGCCCATTGTGCGTAAAACACGCAGCGGGGAAAAACCCGAACTAAAAGAAGACCAACGCGCCGATGAATTTCGACTCGAATTCGAAGACGCCCGGGGCAATACCAAAACCATAAAGTTTAAAATCCGTAAAGAAAATGAATAG
- a CDS encoding purine-nucleoside phosphorylase, with protein MKKNVEQAVAYIRQHTDLKPQIGIILGSGLGPFADTLEEKVVIPTETIPHYPKSTVEGHAGALVFGKHAGVNVMAVKGRTHFYEGYSIQDVTFVVRIMQMLGVPLLIVTNASGSVNPRLQPGDLMLITDHINFLFQNPLRGKLEFGEPRFPDMSDVYTREYFDIVDQIALERGIALKHGVLWVTTGPSYETAAEVKMIRKFGGDSVSMSTVPEVIAAVHAGMKVIGISCITNFATGITDNKLTHDEVTETANRVKERFTSLVSGIIESVHLF; from the coding sequence TTGAAAAAGAACGTTGAACAGGCAGTCGCTTACATCAGACAACACACCGATCTCAAGCCGCAGATCGGCATCATTCTCGGGAGCGGTTTGGGACCTTTTGCCGATACATTGGAAGAGAAGGTGGTCATTCCTACAGAAACCATCCCTCATTACCCTAAATCTACGGTTGAAGGCCATGCCGGCGCGCTGGTCTTTGGTAAACACGCCGGCGTAAATGTCATGGCCGTTAAAGGGAGAACCCATTTTTACGAAGGATATTCCATCCAGGATGTAACCTTTGTCGTGCGTATTATGCAGATGCTTGGCGTTCCTCTGCTCATAGTCACCAATGCCTCGGGCTCGGTTAATCCCCGCTTACAGCCCGGCGATTTGATGTTGATTACCGATCACATTAATTTTCTGTTTCAGAATCCTCTGCGCGGTAAATTGGAGTTTGGCGAGCCCCGCTTTCCGGACATGTCCGACGTTTACACACGGGAATATTTTGACATTGTGGATCAAATTGCGCTGGAACGAGGCATTGCTTTAAAACATGGCGTATTGTGGGTTACCACCGGTCCTTCTTACGAAACAGCGGCAGAGGTGAAGATGATTCGTAAGTTCGGCGGAGACTCGGTGAGCATGTCCACCGTTCCGGAGGTGATTGCCGCCGTACATGCAGGGATGAAGGTTATTGGTATCTCTTGCATCACCAATTTTGCCACCGGCATAACCGACAATAAACTCACGCATGATGAAGTTACGGAAACAGCCAATCGTGTAAAAGAGAGGTTTACGAGCCTGGTCAGCGGAATCATTGAGTCCGTTCACTTGTTCTAA